The proteins below come from a single Tigriopus californicus strain San Diego chromosome 3, Tcal_SD_v2.1, whole genome shotgun sequence genomic window:
- the LOC131877360 gene encoding L-asparaginase-like isoform X1, with protein sequence MTEPIAIPDSNPSRLDHFLSRSPQFEIRDRTLSNVDDSTIPRKLRTSTSLDLNDCITLDVKNEAKVLVLYTGGTIGMVRNAEGVLAPQPHAMEATIRATINMHDEKYSNLRFQQEIRVRSSKNQDPCLLPLVLPHVPNHKRVIYSIYEYDPLLDSSNMTMDDWITIANDIKNAYEAFDGFVVLHGTDTLAYTASALSFMLEHLGKPVIITGSQIPCFETRSDGRDNFVGALILAGNYNIPEVTVYFRHQLMRGNRTIKVSSEDLDAFDSLNMPPLVKAGIDFEVDYNAIFQPKTIEKFRVHSMLNRNVVLLRLFPSIHSETMAHFLMPPIQGVVLQCYGAGNIPTNRKDILKHIKDAVARGVIILSVTQCSQGGVSPLYETGKALMDVGVLPGCDITPEAALTKLSYVLSKDEWSLEQKREKMQANLAGEITVLNLKAKSRNDKVFLNELEIIQEVAKSLNLTTSEEVKEVEKILFPSILCSAVYKGEIKTIMALNDNGVNWGMSDYDQRTPLHVAASEGKTELVEYLLKNGASVHARDRNNDSPLRCAIDAEHEEVIACLVSCGAHLLIGKSELGEVLCSLARQGKKKRLHCFMLGGANLNVKNLTHQTALHSAVETGRIDIVEYLITQGVKSKEQNLYGQTPLAIATVLRRTEISDMLRAYHGDF encoded by the exons ATGACGGAACCCATCGCCATTCCTGATTCAAATCCGTCTAGACTTGACCAttttctctctcgttctccaCAGTTTGAAATTCGCGACCGAACTCTTTCCAATGTGGACGATTCTACTATTCCGCGAAAGCTGAGGACTTCGACCTCGTTAGATCTCAACGATTGCATCACTTTGGACGTGAAAAATGAGGCGAAG GTTTTGGTTCTCTATACTGGTGGCACCATTGGGATGGTCAGAAACGCCGAGGGTGTCCTTGCTCCTCAGCCTCATGCAATGGAGGCCACCATAAGAGCCACCATTAACATGCACGACGAGAAATATTCGAATTTAAGGTTTCAACAAGAGATTCGAGTCAGAAGCTCCAAGAATCAAGATCCTTGCCTTCTACCTTTGGTGCTACCCCATGTACCCAATCACAAACGGGTGATCTACAGCATCTATGAGTACGATCCTCTTTTGGACTCGAGTAATATGACCATGGATGATTGGATCACCATCGCCAACGACATCAAGAATGCTTATGAAGCGTTTGACGGTTTCGTGGTTCTCCACGGAACTGACACTCTCGCTTACACGGCTTCGGCTCTGTCCTTCATGCTTGAGCACTTGGGTAAACCCGTGATTATCACTGGTTCCCAAATCCCTTGCTTCGAAACCCGCTCCGATGGACGGGACAACTTTGTAGGCGCTCTGATTTTGGCGGGCAACTATAATATCCCCGAAGTGACAGTCTACTTCCGTCATCAACTCATGCGTGGAAATCGGACGATCAAAGTCAGCTCCGAGGACCTTGATGCATTCGACAGCTTAAACATGCCCCCTCTCGTCAAGGCAGGGATCGACTTCGAAGTTGACTACAACGCCATCTTCCAACCGAAAACAATTGAGAAATTTCGAGTCCACTCCATGCTCAATAGAAATGTTGTTCTACTCCGACtatttccatccattcataGCGAAACCATGGCGCATTTCCTGATGCCACCAATCCAAGGCGTGGTCCTTCAATGCTATGGCGCCGGGAACATCCCCACGAATCGCAAAGATATCTTGAAGCACATCAAAGACGCTGTCGCTCGAGGTGTCATCATCCTGAGTGTGACCCAATGTTCTCAAGGCGGTGTCAGTCCTTTGTATGAGACTGGAAAGGCTTTGATGGATGTTGGTGTCTTGCCGGGATGTGATATCACCCCAGAAGCTGCTCTTACTAAGCTCAGCTATGTCTTGTCCAAGGATGAATGGTCCTTAGAGCAGAAGCGTGAGAAAatgcaggccaatttggccggGGAAATCACGGTTCTCAATTTGAAGGCCAAATCTCGAAACGATAAGGTTTTCTTGAACGAGCTCGAAATCATTCAAGAGGTAGCCAAATCACTGAATCTGACCACTTCTGAAGAGGTGAAAGAAGTGGAGAAGATCTTGTTTCCCTCCATCCTTTGCTCAGCAGTGTATAAGGGCGAAATCAAAACCATCATGGCCCTCAATGATAATGGTGTTAATTGGGGAATGAGCGATTACGATCAACGGACTCCTCTTCACGTGGCCGCCAGCGAGGGGAAAACGGAGCTCGTGGAATATCTTCTCAAAAATGGGGCCAGTGTCCATGCCCGTGACCGCAACAACGATTCCCCATTAAGATGTGCAATTGATGCCGAGCATGAGGAAGTCATCGCATGTTTGGTGTCTTGCGGAGCTCATCTTCTCATCGGCAAGTCCGAATTGGGGGAGGTTCTTTGCTCTTTAGCTCGTcaaggcaaaaagaaaagGCTGCACTGTTTCATGTTGGGTGGAGCCAATTTGAACGTTAAGAATTTAACTCATCAAACCGCCTTGCATTCCGCCGTTGAAACGGGACGCATTGATATCGTCGAGTACTTGATTACTCAAGGGGTGAAGAGCAAGGAGCAAAACTTGTACGGGCAGACCCCGTTAGCGATCGCCACGGTTTTGAGGAGGACGGAAATTTCCGACATGTTGAGGGCGTATCATGGAGACTTTtag
- the LOC131877360 gene encoding L-asparaginase-like isoform X2 has protein sequence MNLKERRLFEIRDRTLSNVDDSTIPRKLRTSTSLDLNDCITLDVKNEAKVLVLYTGGTIGMVRNAEGVLAPQPHAMEATIRATINMHDEKYSNLRFQQEIRVRSSKNQDPCLLPLVLPHVPNHKRVIYSIYEYDPLLDSSNMTMDDWITIANDIKNAYEAFDGFVVLHGTDTLAYTASALSFMLEHLGKPVIITGSQIPCFETRSDGRDNFVGALILAGNYNIPEVTVYFRHQLMRGNRTIKVSSEDLDAFDSLNMPPLVKAGIDFEVDYNAIFQPKTIEKFRVHSMLNRNVVLLRLFPSIHSETMAHFLMPPIQGVVLQCYGAGNIPTNRKDILKHIKDAVARGVIILSVTQCSQGGVSPLYETGKALMDVGVLPGCDITPEAALTKLSYVLSKDEWSLEQKREKMQANLAGEITVLNLKAKSRNDKVFLNELEIIQEVAKSLNLTTSEEVKEVEKILFPSILCSAVYKGEIKTIMALNDNGVNWGMSDYDQRTPLHVAASEGKTELVEYLLKNGASVHARDRNNDSPLRCAIDAEHEEVIACLVSCGAHLLIGKSELGEVLCSLARQGKKKRLHCFMLGGANLNVKNLTHQTALHSAVETGRIDIVEYLITQGVKSKEQNLYGQTPLAIATVLRRTEISDMLRAYHGDF, from the exons TTTGAAATTCGCGACCGAACTCTTTCCAATGTGGACGATTCTACTATTCCGCGAAAGCTGAGGACTTCGACCTCGTTAGATCTCAACGATTGCATCACTTTGGACGTGAAAAATGAGGCGAAG GTTTTGGTTCTCTATACTGGTGGCACCATTGGGATGGTCAGAAACGCCGAGGGTGTCCTTGCTCCTCAGCCTCATGCAATGGAGGCCACCATAAGAGCCACCATTAACATGCACGACGAGAAATATTCGAATTTAAGGTTTCAACAAGAGATTCGAGTCAGAAGCTCCAAGAATCAAGATCCTTGCCTTCTACCTTTGGTGCTACCCCATGTACCCAATCACAAACGGGTGATCTACAGCATCTATGAGTACGATCCTCTTTTGGACTCGAGTAATATGACCATGGATGATTGGATCACCATCGCCAACGACATCAAGAATGCTTATGAAGCGTTTGACGGTTTCGTGGTTCTCCACGGAACTGACACTCTCGCTTACACGGCTTCGGCTCTGTCCTTCATGCTTGAGCACTTGGGTAAACCCGTGATTATCACTGGTTCCCAAATCCCTTGCTTCGAAACCCGCTCCGATGGACGGGACAACTTTGTAGGCGCTCTGATTTTGGCGGGCAACTATAATATCCCCGAAGTGACAGTCTACTTCCGTCATCAACTCATGCGTGGAAATCGGACGATCAAAGTCAGCTCCGAGGACCTTGATGCATTCGACAGCTTAAACATGCCCCCTCTCGTCAAGGCAGGGATCGACTTCGAAGTTGACTACAACGCCATCTTCCAACCGAAAACAATTGAGAAATTTCGAGTCCACTCCATGCTCAATAGAAATGTTGTTCTACTCCGACtatttccatccattcataGCGAAACCATGGCGCATTTCCTGATGCCACCAATCCAAGGCGTGGTCCTTCAATGCTATGGCGCCGGGAACATCCCCACGAATCGCAAAGATATCTTGAAGCACATCAAAGACGCTGTCGCTCGAGGTGTCATCATCCTGAGTGTGACCCAATGTTCTCAAGGCGGTGTCAGTCCTTTGTATGAGACTGGAAAGGCTTTGATGGATGTTGGTGTCTTGCCGGGATGTGATATCACCCCAGAAGCTGCTCTTACTAAGCTCAGCTATGTCTTGTCCAAGGATGAATGGTCCTTAGAGCAGAAGCGTGAGAAAatgcaggccaatttggccggGGAAATCACGGTTCTCAATTTGAAGGCCAAATCTCGAAACGATAAGGTTTTCTTGAACGAGCTCGAAATCATTCAAGAGGTAGCCAAATCACTGAATCTGACCACTTCTGAAGAGGTGAAAGAAGTGGAGAAGATCTTGTTTCCCTCCATCCTTTGCTCAGCAGTGTATAAGGGCGAAATCAAAACCATCATGGCCCTCAATGATAATGGTGTTAATTGGGGAATGAGCGATTACGATCAACGGACTCCTCTTCACGTGGCCGCCAGCGAGGGGAAAACGGAGCTCGTGGAATATCTTCTCAAAAATGGGGCCAGTGTCCATGCCCGTGACCGCAACAACGATTCCCCATTAAGATGTGCAATTGATGCCGAGCATGAGGAAGTCATCGCATGTTTGGTGTCTTGCGGAGCTCATCTTCTCATCGGCAAGTCCGAATTGGGGGAGGTTCTTTGCTCTTTAGCTCGTcaaggcaaaaagaaaagGCTGCACTGTTTCATGTTGGGTGGAGCCAATTTGAACGTTAAGAATTTAACTCATCAAACCGCCTTGCATTCCGCCGTTGAAACGGGACGCATTGATATCGTCGAGTACTTGATTACTCAAGGGGTGAAGAGCAAGGAGCAAAACTTGTACGGGCAGACCCCGTTAGCGATCGCCACGGTTTTGAGGAGGACGGAAATTTCCGACATGTTGAGGGCGTATCATGGAGACTTTtag